The Thermacetogenium phaeum DSM 12270 genome segment CTTTTGCTGCTTGTCGGACCGGTAAGAGCGAGAAGGTAATTAGCGAAAGCCGATTTGCCCATCCCGTACGGCCCTGTCAAAGACCAGGCGGAAACCCTCTCTCCTTCTAAAGCACATCTAAAACGGTCAAGAATCTCGAGAGTCTTCGTAGTTACCTGGTAATCTTCCATTAAAACGGTATCCTTACAATCTCTTTCTATATTTATTGAGCGAACGATGTTCATGTCTACGGTGATAAAGTCTACTAGTTTCATTTTCATTTAGCTCCCAGTATAGTTCTTTTCGAGTTGTAATACCTCTGCAGAGCTTCCCAGTATAGCTCTTCGGGGGCACCACTATAGTGAAGTTGAATACTGCCCATCGTATCTACCAGGGAAAAGCTCTCAAATTCCTTTCCGGCAGCATATAGACAGGAACCAACCGCACTCTCCGGCACCTTGAAAACTACGCCAGGAGAATTAAAATCATAGGTTAACCGCTGCAAAGACATGGTTTTTTGTTTTCCTGATGCATATGAGTGAATGTACGAAAAACAAGCAGCAGCAAATATCAAAGGTGGCAGGTTAGGTTTTTCAGCAGTATCAAAACTATAATGGTTTTTTTCTTCTGCTCTGCGAATGATCCCCAGCTGAGCAAAAGGGCATTCGATTTCATACTCTTTCGTTGACGATACATCGCTATACATCCTGATTATGCAAGAAGCATCCCTTTCAAAAGATTTCTCCGATAGTGAGGCAAAACGCGGGTACTTTTGGGCAACACTTTTTATCACACCGGCAAGCTGTTTTATATCAAAACTCCAAAGGTTGCATTTGTTAAAGGCCAGCGGCCAACTAACTGCCTGGAAAGGCGGTATAAAGAGTTGCCAATGCAGCAACCATAAAGATGCCACATCCTCTAGGTAAGGATCCCATCCTTCATCATCTAGAAGACTGTGGCCTAACTTTGTCGGCCTTATATAACCATGAGAGTCGGGTTCAATGAGCTTGAATGCTTGACACCAGAACCGTATAGAACTGACCATATTTTTTCCAACGCCAAGACGCTCTATTGAGTCGCGTGCTTTGAAAACATCACCATTTTGGAGCACAGCATCATAACCTTTTTTCAACCATCCATACCGCGGGGTGAATGTTTCATGCCTTCCCATGCACGCTTGAGCAATATAGTCGTCCTGCTTCAATGTCCCCGTTTGCATTCCCCTGGTTCCCTTCTTTTCCAAGAAACTGCTATAAAAATACGTTCCGGTTTATCCTTGAGCTTGCTCCCGGACTCCGGTTTAACTCGCCCTAAGACTCATCGCATCAGGTAGCCGACCGGCTCCTATGACGGCATCCCTGTTGCAGAGTCGCCTATCTCGACATCCTGTCTCGATTCGGCTGCCGTTTGCTGCTCCTTCGTCAAGGGCGAGTAACAACCTCCGTCAGGTCGCTGCGCTGGCAAGGATTGGTGGTCTACAGGCAAAAGCTAACCCTATTTCCATATTTCGATATTTTTATCGCAATTTCCTGCCGCTAGAGGGCATGAGTTTCCCACCCAGCAACTCAGCAGACATGCCAAGCGAGCAGACATGCTGGGCGAAGACATAAAAATCCGGCCGTTTCCGGCCGGCATAAATTTCCCCGCTTTTATCTGATGGCATCCTGGAGAGGGCTTATGCACCATTCTGTGCCATCATCAACGCCAGCATGATCGCCGTATCCTTAACCAGGTTATCTATGACCACATATTCGTTCGGTTGATGCGCAGTTTCTTCAATAGTAGACCACACCACGGCGGGGATACCTGCCTCTCGCAGGAAGGCGGCACAGGTGCCACCCCCGATTCCTCCTATCCTGGAAGACACCCCAAACTCCTTTAAGATGCCGGACAGCTTCTTGACTATAGGTGCAGCAACCGGTGTGGGTTTTGGCGCATCCAGCCTTTGGAGAGTTTCGTATTTGATCCTCACACCATACTCGTATTCATATTTACTCAAAAGTCTTTCGATATCCTCGATTATTTCGGCAAGGCCGATGGATGGCAAGACCCTGAAATCCACTACAAAGACGTCCTCGCCGGGAATAACATTCGGGCTTCCCACATTACCGAACTTTTGGGTGAGTTCAAAAGTCGAAAAAGGAGGATTAAAAAGAGCATCCCGGTGACAGTATTTACCTCGAAGGAACTTGATCATATCAACCGCCAGTAAAGAGCCGATCCACCCGGCATTGATTCCCGCCAGTGGGTTGGAAGCATGGCACTCTTTCCCTTGGACATTAAACTTGCACCACAGGATCGACTTTTCCGCTATTTCCAAAAACCCTCCATCGGGGGTGCCGGAATCCGGGACCAGGGCTTCATCCCCGGGCTTGAAAAGGCCTTCCCGAACCAGGTGCTTTAATCCCTTATCACTGCCGGCCTCCTCATCGCTGACGAACAGAAGCCCTACCTTTCTTTCCGGCACCAAGCCGAGCTGTTTAAGCATTTTGACTGCAAAGGTGATACAGGCAACCGCCTGCCCGTTGTCTTCTACACCACGTCCGTATATCCGCTCTCCCTTGACAACGGGTGTAAAAGGGTCGCTTGCCCAGCTGCTTTTATCTCCGGGGGCAACCGTATCCAGGTGCGCCACCAACCATAAGGTTGGCGCTGAAGCTTCCCGGCCGGAAATGTACGCGATGAGATTGAGGCGCCTTCCCTCGGGGACCGCTTCATCGGGCACCTCTTTGATTTCCACAGGTATTCCCTGGTTATTGAGATAATCCGCCAGCCAGACCGCTCTTTTGAACTCCCCTGTCCCCCCGAAAGAGGGGTTAACTGCAGGTATCGCACAGAATTCCAGAAGGAAATTAACTATTTCACTTTGAAAACTTTCCGCCGTCCTCATTATTTCCTGTAGATTCATGGTCAACTCTCCCTGCGAAACGGTACTTCTCCCAATACCGTTATTTTCCCAATTCTCTGGCCAACGGGAGCAGTTCATGGTGCACCACGACCCCTTCATCCAGCAGCATCTCCTGGTCCAGCCATACCGACGAATTCAGGCAGACGCCGTCGGCATGAGAAGCAGCCTCTCCCTGGGTCCCCTTGAAATAAGCACCTTGAAAACCGATCCCCCACTCCGTTGCCCCCCATACCCGCTCGTCCTCGGTACAAAGCCCGGTCAGTTGAGCTCCCGGGTTGAACCCGTAGCAAACATGAGCAAGGTTGAACATCTTCGGATCATCCAGCTTCTCCAGCCAGCGCTCCAGCTTCCTGGCCTCTTCATCCCCGTTAATGGCGACGATCCGGCCTTGTTTGATAATCAGTTCAATGGGGTGAGCCAGGATACCCAGTTCCGCTTCTCCCCCTCCCGAGAAGGAACCGTCAAAGACTATTTTTCCGTTAATACTGTCCTCTACAGGAGCCCAGGCAATCTGCCCCAACAAAAAGTGTGCCCCAGGAGTATCGGCGCGCAGCTCGCTGAAAACAGGGCGGTCGGGGCTGTTTTCAAAGGAAATATCCGTTCCTTTCGGCGTCGTTATCCGCATTTTTTTCGCCTTTCTTGTCAGTTCAACAACTTTGTTCTGAAAAGCCTCCTGCTTATTAATATTAATCCTGCCGATACAGCGGACGATACGCTCCCTGTCAAGGCCTCCTAAGAAAAGATACCTGGTTCTGCCGTTGGACACGGCCTTCGTCCAGGGGGTCGAATAGAGAAGCCATTGGGTATTGAATTCAATCCAGACATCAGCAGCGGGAATGGCTTCTTTAAGTGGCTCAGGCAGCATGGAGTCGGTGACCTTTCCATATCCCATAGGAGTGGAATGCCATGCCATTATCACCCTGGCTCCCGCCGCTTCTGCGGCCTTTGCCGTCTCCTCCGCCGGCTTGCAATCGGTGCAGGAGTCGATTGTAATGAGTACTGATTCCCCCTCCCAGACACGGCATAGGTCGTCAATAATGACACGTCCTGCTCGCGCCAGTTCCAGATCATAAATATCCGGCATCATTATACCTCCTAATATTATTTCTCGGTGAGCGCTCTGGCAATACGGGCTACAGTCCGGTCGAGTTCTTCTTGAAAGCTCTTTTCGTCGTACATGCACAGCATAAGATATCCTTCGATATTTTTCCTTTCCTCCAGAAAAACGGCAGGGATGTTACCTTCATTCAAAGCATCGATCAGCATTGCGTATGCTTCCAGAAGCCGCAGCGGCCCATAGCCCGGAGGTTCGTCCAAACACCCCCGGGCACTCGTTACCATAAAACACAAAAGATCCAGCAACTTATTTTTACTGACGATTGCCTTATCCATTTATCCATACCCCTCCCAGCTCAAGACCTCCGCAACGTCCCTTCGCCTGGGCCTAACAGGTATTTTCTTCGGATAACCAACAGAGATGATCAACTGGGGAACAAGATGCCGCGGTAACCTTAAAACCTCCTGAACGGCCGCTTGATTGAAGGATCTGATGACACAGGTGCCCAGGCCGAGTTCGACTGCCATTAAGTTAATGTTCTCAGCAGCAAAGGCTGCATCCATTAA includes the following:
- a CDS encoding DUF4007 family protein; its protein translation is MKQDDYIAQACMGRHETFTPRYGWLKKGYDAVLQNGDVFKARDSIERLGVGKNMVSSIRFWCQAFKLIEPDSHGYIRPTKLGHSLLDDEGWDPYLEDVASLWLLHWQLFIPPFQAVSWPLAFNKCNLWSFDIKQLAGVIKSVAQKYPRFASLSEKSFERDASCIIRMYSDVSSTKEYEIECPFAQLGIIRRAEEKNHYSFDTAEKPNLPPLIFAAACFSYIHSYASGKQKTMSLQRLTYDFNSPGVVFKVPESAVGSCLYAAGKEFESFSLVDTMGSIQLHYSGAPEELYWEALQRYYNSKRTILGAK
- a CDS encoding M20 family metallo-hydrolase, with translation MNLQEIMRTAESFQSEIVNFLLEFCAIPAVNPSFGGTGEFKRAVWLADYLNNQGIPVEIKEVPDEAVPEGRRLNLIAYISGREASAPTLWLVAHLDTVAPGDKSSWASDPFTPVVKGERIYGRGVEDNGQAVACITFAVKMLKQLGLVPERKVGLLFVSDEEAGSDKGLKHLVREGLFKPGDEALVPDSGTPDGGFLEIAEKSILWCKFNVQGKECHASNPLAGINAGWIGSLLAVDMIKFLRGKYCHRDALFNPPFSTFELTQKFGNVGSPNVIPGEDVFVVDFRVLPSIGLAEIIEDIERLLSKYEYEYGVRIKYETLQRLDAPKPTPVAAPIVKKLSGILKEFGVSSRIGGIGGGTCAAFLREAGIPAVVWSTIEETAHQPNEYVVIDNLVKDTAIMLALMMAQNGA
- a CDS encoding M29 family metallopeptidase; protein product: MMPDIYDLELARAGRVIIDDLCRVWEGESVLITIDSCTDCKPAEETAKAAEAAGARVIMAWHSTPMGYGKVTDSMLPEPLKEAIPAADVWIEFNTQWLLYSTPWTKAVSNGRTRYLFLGGLDRERIVRCIGRININKQEAFQNKVVELTRKAKKMRITTPKGTDISFENSPDRPVFSELRADTPGAHFLLGQIAWAPVEDSINGKIVFDGSFSGGGEAELGILAHPIELIIKQGRIVAINGDEEARKLERWLEKLDDPKMFNLAHVCYGFNPGAQLTGLCTEDERVWGATEWGIGFQGAYFKGTQGEAASHADGVCLNSSVWLDQEMLLDEGVVVHHELLPLARELGK
- a CDS encoding DUF6092 family protein, with the protein product MDKAIVSKNKLLDLLCFMVTSARGCLDEPPGYGPLRLLEAYAMLIDALNEGNIPAVFLEERKNIEGYLMLCMYDEKSFQEELDRTVARIARALTEK